The following proteins are co-located in the Mus pahari chromosome 14, PAHARI_EIJ_v1.1, whole genome shotgun sequence genome:
- the C14H17orf99 gene encoding protein IL-40 has translation MALLQLLFFAMLAAARGSSEEQTDGITIAYQVLEVYPQSRRVLITCDAPEAPRPITYSLLASRGVLVAKKVVHDSAPASFNINITIKSSPDLLTYSCQAASNSGTYGPSSRLQMYRELWAKPVSQLQANFVLRHRESGPTVELTCLASSGSPPITYRLVGNGGRVLAQQRPLHGKPANFSLPLSQTSDWFQCEAENNVGVDSSARIPLPPAEARAKLVTALPGELPLTPTCILAGSLVSIAVIASRMLSSTR, from the exons ATGGCACTCCTTCAGCTGCTCTTCTTTGCCATGCTGG CCGCTGCCCGTGGCTCCTCAGAGGAGCAGACAGACG GCATCACCATTGCCTACCAAGTATTGGAGGTTTATCCCCAAAGCCGGAGAGTGCTCATAACCTGTGATGCTCCTGAGGCACCCCGGCCCATCACATACTCTCTCCTGGCTAGCCGAGGTGTCCTGGTGGCAAAAAAGGTTGTGCATGACTCCGCGCCGGCCTCCTTCAACATCAATATCACGATCAAGTCCAGCCCAGACCTGCTCACCTACTCCTGCCAGGCAGCCTCGAACTCGGGCACCTATGGACCCAGCAGCAGGCTGCAGATGTACCGGGAATTGTGGGCTA AGCCAGTGTCTCAGCTGCAGGCCAACTTCGTCCTGCGCCACAGGGAGTCAGGCCCCACTGTGGAGCTGACCTgcctggcatcctcaggcagcccCCCCATCACCTACCGCTTGGTGGGGAACGGTGGGCGTGTTCTTGCACAGCAAAGGCCACTCCACGGAAAACCTGCCAACTTCTCCCTCCCGCTGTCCCAGACCTCCGACTGGTTCCAGTGCGAAGCTGAAAACAATGTCGGTGTGGACAGCAGCGCCCGCATCCCGCTGCCCCCAG CAGAGGCCCGAGCCAAGCTGGTGACCGCTCTCCCAGGGGAGCTGCCCCTGACACCCACCTGCATTTTGGCTGGCAGCCTCGTCTCCATAGCCGTTATTGCTTCCAGGATGCTGAGCTCGACCAGGTAA